A stretch of the Pongo pygmaeus isolate AG05252 chromosome 16, NHGRI_mPonPyg2-v2.0_pri, whole genome shotgun sequence genome encodes the following:
- the LOC129014230 gene encoding golgin subfamily A member 8B-like gives MAEETGQSKLAAAKKKLKEYWQRNSPGVPAAAKRNRKANGSNPETAASGGCHSSEASATGIHGEGPTSSATLKDLENPCEEQAAVLDSRSVKISRLNNTIKSLKQQKKQVEHQLEEEKEANNEKQKAQRELEVQIQRLNTENKKLNTDLYRTKRSLRYFEEESRDLAGRLQHSSQRTGELERALCAVAATQKKPDGFSSRSKALMKMQLEQSIREQILLKRHVTQLKELLKEVQLERDQYAQQIKGERVQWQQRMRKMSQEVCTLKEAKKHDTHRVEELERSLSKLKNQMAEPLPPDPPAVPSEVELQDLRKELERVAGELQAQVENNRHINVLNRGQKERLCEQEEWLQEQQERLREQEKRLQQLAEPQSDYEELKNEDKSALQLEQQVKELQEKLGQVTETVTSAQKEPEAAAPASGAGGESVSGETLPALREVMEKLESGLMDLLVEKADLREHVEKLEVRFIQYWRERCHQKVHRLLTEPGGSAKDAAPGGGHHQPGPGQGGGEGEAAGAAGDGVAACANYNEGHAKFLAAARNPAAEPGPGAPAPQELGAADMHGDLCEMSLTNSVKPAQGEAREGSSQDNPTAQPIVQLLGEMQDHQEHPGLGSNPCVPCFCWAWLPRRR, from the exons atggCAGAAGAAACTGGACAGAGCAAATTAGCTGCAGCCAAGAAAAAG TTAAAAGAATATTGGCAGAGAAACAGCCCTGGTGTTCCAGCAGCAGCGAAGAGGAACAGGAAAGCAAATGGCAGTAACCCTGAGACAGccgcttctggtggttgccactCATCTGAGGCT TCAGCAACAGGTATCCACGGGGAGGGCCCTACATCATCTGCTACCCTGAAGGATCTGGAG AACCCATGCGAAGAACAAGCAGCAGTCCTGGACTCGAGATCCGTAAAAATCAGTCGACTGAATAACACCATCAAATCTTTG aaacaacagaagaaaCAAGTGGAACATCAGCTGGAAGAA gaaaaggaagcaaacaaTGAGAAACAGAAAGCCCAAAGGGAGctagag GTTCAAATCCAGAGATTGAACACAGAGAACAAGAAACTAAATACGGACCTGTATCGCACGAAACGTTCTCTCAGATACTTTGAAG AAGAGTCCAGGGATCTGGCCGGCCGCCTGCAACATTCATCACAGCGTACAGGAGAGTTAGAGCGGGCTCTCTGTGCTGTCGCCGCCACGCAGAAGAAGCCGGATGGG TTCTCGAGCCGCAGTAAAGCACTTATGAAGATGCAGTTAGAGCAGTCCATAAGGGAGCAGATACTGCTGAAACGACACGTGACACAG TTGAAGGAGTTGCTTAAAGAAGTCCAGCTGGAGAGAGATCAATATGCACAACAAATAAAAGGAGAGAGGGTCCAGTGGCAGCAGAGGATGAGGAAAATGTCACAGGAG gtTTGCACATTGAAGGAGGCGAAGAAGCATGATACGCATCGGGTAGAAGAGCTGGAGAGGAGTTTGTCCAAACTCAAAAACCAGATGG CTGAACCACTGCCCCCGGATCCCCCAGCAGTGCCCTCTGAGGTGGAGCTGCAAGACCTGAGGAAGGAGCTGGAGAGAGTGGCAGGAGAGCTCCAGGCTCAGGTGGAAAACAATCGGCACATCAATGTCCTGAACCGTGGGCAAAAGGAGAGGCTTTGCGAGCAGGAGGAGTGGCTTCAGGAGCAGCAGGAGAGGCTTCGGGAACAGGAGAAGAGGCTTCAGCAGCTGGCCGAGCCACAGAGTGACTACGAGGAGCTG AAGAACGAGGACAAGAGCGCCCTGCAGTTGGAGCAGCAAGTAAAGGAGCTGCAGGAGAAGCTGGGCCAGGTGACGGAGACGGTCACCTCGGCCCAGAAGGAGCCAgaggcagcagccccagcctcGGGGGCTGGGGGCGAGTCTGTGAGTGGGGAGACCCTCCCGGCCCTGCGGGAAGTCATGGAGAAGCTGGAG AGCGGCCTTATGGACCTCCTGGTGGAGAAGGCGGACCTGAGGgagcatgtggagaaactggaagttCGATTCATCCAGTACTGGAGAGAGAGATGCCATCA GAAAGTGCATCGCCTTCTAACAGAGCCAGGGGGCAGTGCCAAAGACGCGGCACCTGGAGGAGGACATCATCAGCCTGGCCCAGGacaaggaggaggggaag GTGAAGCTGCTGGAGCTGCAGGAGATGGTGTTGCGGCTTGTGCCAACTATAACGAGGGGCACGCCAAATTCCTGGCCGCTGCCCGGAACCCTGCTGCTGAACCCGGTCCAGGAGCCCCAGCCCCCCAGGAGCTTGGGGCTGCCGACATGCATGGTG ATCTTTGTGAGATGAGCCTCACCAACAGCGTGAAGCCTGCGCAAGGAGAAGCCAGGGAGGGTTCTTCCCAGGACAACCCTACTGCACAGCCAATCGTGCAGCTCCTTGGTGAGATGCAGGACCACCAAGAGCACCCAGGCTTGGGCAGCAACCCCTGTGTGCCATGCTTTTGCTGGGCTTGGCTGCCCAGAAGGAGATAA